A window of Chloracidobacterium sp. N contains these coding sequences:
- a CDS encoding NADH-quinone oxidoreductase subunit N, with product MLPLLVELPPLPTLRETALIMPEIILTLFACAALVLDVALPRGKKQVTAYLSLVGLGFVALALAQQVMGVADRLPVSAFYGMLFIDGLSVVFRFVFIVAAAFSILYSIKYLEFEREQRGEYYALILFSTLGMMFVAVSGDLISLFVSFELMSLSVYVLVGYLKRDGRSNEAAMKYFLTGIFSSALILYGLSLVYGVTGHTNLGLIAETIADYVQGAGAENGDPRLLLLVAMVLVAAGLLFKIAAVPFHMWAPDAYEGAPTTVTAFMSVGPKAGAYVLLARMLLFALAPLREMQDLPGWAAMLTVVAVLTMTIGNLAAVTQDNVKRLLAYSSIAHAGYILLGIVSGTPMGYQGVAFHIMTYTLMNTGVFAVIIALHRQGVIGEKLDDLNGLFAKAPSVAVLMLIFVLGLAGIPATAGFVGKYLLFGSLIQSGKPWLTYVAVIAVLNAVVAFYYYARFLRAMFLNPPSENLADAAPLLLTPGVRAAMVVSAAAVLFFGIYPQPLIDVAEIVAGSITTVYAQSPGIAVR from the coding sequence ATGCTGCCTCTGCTTGTTGAACTGCCTCCGCTGCCGACCCTGCGTGAGACGGCACTCATCATGCCGGAAATCATCCTGACCCTGTTTGCCTGCGCGGCGCTGGTGCTGGACGTGGCGCTGCCGCGTGGCAAAAAGCAGGTGACGGCCTACCTGAGTCTGGTGGGACTGGGGTTCGTCGCGCTGGCGCTGGCCCAGCAGGTCATGGGCGTGGCCGATCGGCTGCCTGTCAGCGCCTTCTACGGAATGCTGTTCATTGATGGGCTGTCCGTCGTGTTCCGCTTTGTGTTCATTGTCGCGGCGGCGTTCTCGATTCTCTACTCGATCAAGTACCTCGAATTTGAACGGGAGCAGCGCGGTGAATACTACGCGCTGATTCTGTTTTCGACACTGGGCATGATGTTTGTCGCCGTCAGCGGCGACCTCATTTCGCTTTTCGTGTCGTTTGAGCTGATGTCGCTGAGCGTCTATGTGCTCGTGGGCTACCTGAAGCGCGACGGGCGCTCGAACGAAGCGGCGATGAAATACTTTCTGACGGGGATTTTTTCCTCGGCGCTCATTCTGTACGGCCTGTCGCTGGTCTATGGCGTGACCGGGCACACGAACCTGGGGCTGATTGCGGAAACCATCGCCGACTACGTCCAGGGCGCCGGCGCGGAAAACGGCGACCCACGGTTGCTGCTGCTGGTGGCAATGGTGCTTGTGGCGGCCGGGCTGCTGTTCAAGATTGCGGCCGTGCCGTTCCACATGTGGGCGCCGGATGCCTATGAAGGCGCGCCGACGACGGTGACGGCGTTTATGTCGGTGGGCCCCAAGGCCGGGGCATACGTCCTGCTGGCGCGCATGCTGCTGTTTGCGCTGGCTCCCCTGCGGGAGATGCAGGATTTGCCGGGTTGGGCCGCCATGCTGACGGTCGTGGCCGTGCTGACGATGACGATTGGCAACCTGGCCGCGGTGACACAGGACAATGTCAAGCGGCTGCTGGCCTATTCAAGCATTGCGCACGCCGGATACATCCTGCTCGGCATCGTCTCCGGCACGCCAATGGGCTATCAGGGCGTGGCCTTTCACATCATGACCTACACGCTGATGAACACCGGCGTCTTTGCCGTCATCATCGCCCTGCATCGGCAGGGGGTCATCGGCGAGAAACTGGATGACCTGAACGGCCTGTTTGCCAAAGCGCCAAGCGTGGCTGTACTCATGCTCATCTTCGTTCTGGGACTGGCCGGGATTCCGGCCACAGCCGGTTTCGTTGGCAAGTACCTGCTCTTTGGTTCGCTCATTCAGAGCGGCAAGCCGTGGCTGACGTACGTGGCCGTCATTGCCGTCCTGAATGCGGTGGTTGCGTTTTACTATTACGCCCGTTTCCTGCGGGCGATGTTTCTGAATCCGCCCAGTGAAAATCTGGCGGACGCCGCGCCGCTGCTCCTGACGCCCGGCGTACGGGCTGCAATGGTGGTATCGGCCGCCGCCGTCCTGTTTTTCGGCATCTATCCGCAACCACTGATTGATGTGGCCGAGATAGTTGCCGGAAGTATCACCACTGTTTACGCTCAAAGTCCCGGAATTGCCGTGCGTTGA
- a CDS encoding NuoM family protein, whose protein sequence is MILSNVFLASSGPAELYFGPIGILSLVTWLPLVGGVIVFFLDKRRTDLIKQFATLWMTLCFLASLPLVLMWNYDVRGLQFMETAAWIPAIGAKYQMGVDGLALTLVMLTTFLGPIVALCSWSYIEKREKEYYALLLIMQSFMIGVFAAADLFLFYVFFEVMLVPMYLLIGIWGGERRLYSAIKFFIYTLVGSLLMLVAVFKFYFTAAETAARYPNEVRAAAEVIVGNNAPMRGMVLEGIETARRAGVYRAALAGGGTYDAEPTAYGTFNIYALQAIGSARDGQGNPLVPLSLQLWLFAGFALALAIKVPMVPFHTWLPDAHVEAPTAGSAILAGILLKIGTYGFVRFNFPMFPDAAMDARVASVMATLAILGIVYGSLVALAQKDMKKTIAYSSVAHMGTTMLSLFAFNPNGINGAALQMLSHGVTSAALFIMIGILYERRHTRQIADYGGIVISMPAFSVMFMIATMASVGLPLLNGFVGEFIGLRGVFEANITWAFWGTTGIILGAAYMLWLYERVFLGPVKNPKNADLPDLNAREWAYLTPLVAAMIIFGVYPKPLVTLLNGTTEVVVRQMRPNYFAQRDAARIEKAAAGKAAVSPTRASETPQ, encoded by the coding sequence ATGATACTGAGCAACGTTTTTCTGGCATCCTCCGGCCCGGCCGAGCTGTACTTCGGGCCGATTGGCATTCTGAGTCTCGTCACCTGGCTGCCGCTGGTCGGGGGCGTCATCGTCTTTTTCCTTGACAAGCGCCGTACCGACCTCATCAAGCAGTTCGCCACCCTCTGGATGACGCTGTGTTTCCTGGCTTCGCTCCCGCTCGTGCTGATGTGGAACTACGACGTGCGCGGGTTGCAGTTTATGGAAACGGCCGCGTGGATTCCGGCCATCGGGGCCAAGTACCAGATGGGCGTGGACGGGCTGGCCCTGACGCTGGTGATGCTGACGACCTTTCTGGGCCCGATTGTGGCGCTGTGCTCGTGGAGCTACATCGAGAAGCGCGAGAAGGAATACTACGCGCTGCTGCTCATCATGCAGTCGTTCATGATTGGCGTGTTCGCGGCCGCCGATCTGTTTCTGTTCTACGTGTTTTTCGAGGTCATGCTCGTGCCCATGTACCTGCTCATCGGTATCTGGGGCGGCGAGCGGCGGCTGTATTCGGCCATCAAGTTTTTCATCTACACCCTGGTTGGCTCGCTGCTGATGCTGGTGGCCGTGTTCAAGTTCTACTTCACGGCGGCTGAAACCGCGGCCAGGTATCCGAACGAGGTCAGGGCCGCGGCGGAGGTCATCGTCGGCAACAATGCACCGATGCGCGGCATGGTGCTGGAGGGGATTGAAACGGCCCGCCGGGCCGGGGTGTACCGGGCGGCGCTGGCCGGCGGTGGAACGTATGACGCCGAGCCGACGGCATACGGGACTTTCAACATCTACGCGCTTCAGGCGATTGGCAGCGCCCGCGACGGGCAGGGGAATCCGCTGGTGCCGCTGTCCTTGCAGTTGTGGCTGTTTGCCGGGTTTGCTTTGGCGCTGGCCATCAAGGTACCGATGGTTCCATTTCACACGTGGCTGCCGGATGCGCACGTCGAAGCGCCGACGGCCGGTTCGGCGATTCTGGCCGGGATTCTGCTCAAGATCGGCACGTATGGCTTTGTCCGCTTCAACTTTCCCATGTTTCCCGACGCCGCCATGGATGCGCGCGTCGCCTCGGTGATGGCCACGCTGGCCATTCTCGGCATCGTGTATGGGTCACTCGTGGCGCTGGCGCAGAAGGACATGAAAAAGACGATTGCCTACTCGTCCGTGGCGCACATGGGAACGACGATGCTTTCGCTGTTTGCCTTCAACCCGAACGGCATCAACGGTGCGGCCCTGCAGATGCTGAGCCACGGGGTCACAAGCGCGGCCCTGTTCATCATGATTGGGATTCTTTACGAGCGGCGGCATACGCGCCAGATTGCCGACTACGGCGGCATCGTCATCAGCATGCCGGCCTTTTCGGTGATGTTCATGATTGCGACGATGGCCAGCGTTGGTCTGCCGCTGCTCAACGGCTTTGTGGGAGAGTTCATCGGGCTGCGCGGTGTGTTTGAAGCCAACATCACCTGGGCTTTCTGGGGGACGACGGGCATCATTCTGGGCGCGGCCTACATGCTCTGGCTCTATGAGCGGGTGTTTCTGGGGCCGGTCAAAAACCCGAAAAATGCCGACCTGCCGGATTTGAACGCCCGTGAATGGGCCTACCTGACGCCGCTCGTCGCGGCCATGATCATCTTTGGCGTGTACCCGAAGCCGCTTGTCACCCTGCTCAATGGTACGACGGAAGTCGTCGTGCGCCAGATGCGGCCGAACTACTTTGCCCAGCGCGACGCGGCACGCATCGAGAAAGCTGCGGCCGGGAAAGCGGCTGTTTCGCCAACCCGTGCGTCCGAAACACCGCAGTGA
- the nuoL gene encoding NADH-quinone oxidoreductase subunit L, producing the protein MEFVALVPFFPLLGFIINGLFARRLGFSEKVIGAIACTMVAASFVCSAVAVYAFSHHAHDAQVQAAARQREAELMARVSGEDVESRRAKEVAKAAENPQASEAAPEKAGASEEVATPYVVTLFEWMPGGALTTTLGPSAGRLADFSIKWAYQLDQLSGLYILFVTFVAFFIHLFAIGYMHGDPSFHRFFAYLNLFMFMMLNLVLGANFLMTFVGWEGVGLASYLLIGYYLKKPEAGVAAKKAFVMNRVGDFGLMLAMMAIFAVFGTLDYADVMVMVKALPQEPLGLAALSFTTGTLTVIALLVFLGAAGKSAQIPLYTWLPDAMAGPTPVSALIHAATMVTAGVYLVARCNPLFQRAPTAMLTVAVIGMATAFVAATIGITQTDIKKALAYSTVSQLGYMFVGCGVGAFVAGVFHVVTHAFFKAQLFLGSGSVIHGGSPSGHQQEMTYYGNFKKYMPITFTTMMVSLFAICGIIPFSGFFSKDEILAKTLHTPVFSHDVGLALYVVGFLTAGVTAFYMTRLMCLTFFGKERFLEGPDFQEGHHGDEHHHAPATKDFHPHESPLVMTLPLIVLAVFAFGAGFAGVSEELTGGAIPNYVHHWLAPVMDTTLYPEKPVTGVNPTEWLLAMVSVVWALAMMGLAYFLYVIRPELPDKLAQTLRPLYVLSVRKWFWDEFIDVYLVGAFKKINLGAWGLDFVVDSIVNMFAWLTRAGSVVFRTLQTGLMQNYVLVMALGLFLFITGMGYPLFKELFAPSRTPAPASSSPQTGRVLAP; encoded by the coding sequence ATGGAATTCGTCGCACTCGTTCCGTTCTTTCCGCTGCTCGGTTTCATCATCAACGGCCTGTTTGCCCGGCGGCTTGGTTTTTCTGAAAAGGTCATCGGTGCCATTGCCTGCACGATGGTGGCGGCTTCGTTTGTCTGCTCGGCAGTTGCCGTCTATGCGTTCAGCCACCATGCGCACGATGCCCAGGTTCAGGCGGCGGCCAGGCAGCGCGAAGCCGAGTTGATGGCGCGGGTGTCCGGCGAGGATGTGGAGTCCCGGCGTGCCAAGGAAGTGGCCAAAGCGGCTGAAAATCCGCAGGCGTCGGAGGCTGCACCCGAAAAAGCCGGCGCTTCGGAAGAAGTGGCCACACCTTATGTGGTCACGCTGTTTGAGTGGATGCCGGGCGGGGCACTGACGACGACGCTGGGACCAAGTGCCGGACGCCTGGCGGACTTTTCCATCAAGTGGGCGTACCAACTCGACCAGCTTTCCGGGCTGTACATCCTGTTCGTCACCTTTGTCGCCTTTTTCATTCACCTGTTCGCCATCGGCTACATGCACGGCGATCCGAGTTTTCACCGGTTTTTCGCCTACCTGAACCTGTTTATGTTCATGATGCTCAACCTGGTGTTGGGCGCGAACTTTCTGATGACGTTCGTCGGGTGGGAAGGCGTTGGGTTGGCATCCTATCTGCTCATCGGCTACTACCTGAAGAAGCCCGAAGCCGGGGTGGCCGCCAAGAAAGCCTTTGTGATGAACCGTGTCGGCGACTTTGGGCTGATGCTGGCGATGATGGCGATTTTTGCCGTCTTTGGCACGCTCGACTATGCCGACGTGATGGTGATGGTCAAGGCGCTGCCACAGGAGCCGCTGGGGCTGGCGGCGCTCAGTTTCACGACCGGCACGCTGACGGTCATTGCCCTGCTGGTGTTTCTGGGTGCCGCCGGAAAGAGCGCCCAGATTCCGCTCTACACCTGGTTGCCGGACGCCATGGCCGGCCCCACACCGGTGTCGGCGCTCATCCACGCCGCCACGATGGTGACGGCCGGGGTGTATCTCGTGGCGCGGTGTAACCCGCTCTTCCAGCGCGCGCCAACGGCCATGCTGACCGTGGCCGTCATTGGGATGGCGACCGCCTTCGTGGCGGCCACCATTGGCATTACCCAGACCGACATCAAAAAGGCTCTGGCTTACTCGACAGTTTCGCAGCTTGGCTACATGTTCGTCGGCTGCGGGGTGGGGGCCTTTGTCGCCGGCGTGTTCCACGTCGTGACGCATGCGTTTTTCAAAGCCCAGCTCTTTCTGGGTTCCGGCAGTGTCATCCACGGCGGCTCGCCCAGCGGCCACCAGCAGGAGATGACCTACTACGGCAACTTCAAAAAGTACATGCCCATCACCTTTACCACGATGATGGTCTCACTGTTTGCCATCTGTGGCATCATCCCGTTCTCCGGGTTTTTCAGTAAGGACGAAATTCTGGCCAAGACGCTGCACACGCCTGTGTTCAGCCACGACGTGGGGCTGGCGCTCTATGTGGTGGGCTTTCTGACGGCGGGTGTGACGGCGTTTTACATGACGCGCCTGATGTGCCTGACCTTCTTCGGCAAAGAACGCTTTCTGGAAGGGCCGGATTTCCAGGAAGGCCATCACGGCGACGAGCACCACCACGCTCCGGCGACAAAGGATTTTCATCCGCACGAGTCGCCACTGGTGATGACGCTCCCGCTCATCGTGCTGGCGGTGTTCGCCTTTGGGGCCGGATTTGCCGGTGTGTCGGAAGAGCTGACAGGCGGCGCGATACCCAACTACGTCCATCACTGGCTGGCTCCGGTGATGGACACCACGCTGTATCCTGAAAAGCCCGTCACCGGTGTCAACCCGACCGAATGGCTGCTGGCCATGGTGAGCGTCGTCTGGGCACTGGCCATGATGGGGTTGGCGTACTTTCTCTATGTCATCCGCCCGGAACTGCCCGACAAGCTGGCCCAGACCCTGCGCCCACTGTATGTGCTGAGCGTGCGCAAGTGGTTCTGGGATGAGTTCATTGATGTCTATCTGGTGGGTGCGTTCAAAAAGATCAACCTGGGGGCGTGGGGGCTGGATTTCGTCGTGGACTCCATCGTTAACATGTTCGCCTGGCTGACGCGCGCCGGTTCGGTGGTCTTCCGCACGTTGCAGACCGGGCTGATGCAGAACTACGTCCTGGTCATGGCGCTGGGGCTGTTCCTGTTCATTACCGGCATGGGGTATCCGCTCTTCAAGGAACTGTTTGCGCCGAGCCGCACGCCGGCGCCGGCATCTTCGTCGCCGCAGACCGGGCGCGTCCTGGCGCCGTAA
- the nuoK gene encoding NADH-quinone oxidoreductase subunit NuoK — MMTFLALAAGWAARQVAEPSFMERYLQGLKEVDTSKFLVLSAIIFSIGIGGVLIRRNIIVIFMSVELMLSAANLNFIAFARYWQTQGSLYAYNGHVMTIFVIVVAAAEAALGLGLLLALYRNRETVAADEINLLKW, encoded by the coding sequence ATGATGACGTTTTTGGCGTTGGCGGCCGGTTGGGCCGCCCGGCAGGTTGCTGAACCATCGTTTATGGAGCGTTACCTCCAGGGGCTGAAGGAGGTGGATACCTCGAAGTTTCTGGTGCTGAGCGCCATCATTTTCAGCATTGGCATCGGCGGCGTGCTCATCCGGCGCAACATCATCGTCATCTTTATGTCGGTGGAACTGATGCTGAGCGCAGCCAATCTCAACTTCATTGCCTTCGCGCGCTACTGGCAGACCCAGGGGAGTCTCTATGCCTACAACGGCCACGTCATGACGATTTTCGTCATCGTGGTGGCCGCGGCCGAAGCCGCGCTGGGGCTGGGACTGCTTCTGGCGCTGTACCGCAACCGCGAAACGGTGGCGGCTGACGAAATCAACCTGCTCAAGTGGTGA
- a CDS encoding NADH-quinone oxidoreductase subunit J, which produces MLLVGWEAVFFWMLTLVALFAAVFTVSARNPVHCALFLISTLIATAALFLLLRAEFVAGAQILVYVGGILVLFLFVLMLVNTRSEVENPFNRQDKAGAVIAALVGLSLLGAVTYTQQRGGFFKTRPSADRMAIENARPDPNAPAGVISSDTETLGVTLYTRAVLPFEIASVLLLMAIVGSVLLARDRRQEETYD; this is translated from the coding sequence ATGTTGCTCGTTGGCTGGGAAGCCGTCTTCTTCTGGATGCTGACGCTGGTGGCGCTCTTTGCTGCCGTTTTTACCGTGTCGGCGCGCAATCCGGTTCACTGCGCGTTGTTTCTGATTTCGACGCTGATTGCCACGGCGGCACTGTTCCTGCTGCTGCGGGCGGAATTTGTGGCCGGGGCGCAGATTCTGGTCTATGTGGGCGGCATTCTGGTGCTGTTTCTGTTTGTGCTGATGCTCGTCAACACCCGCAGCGAAGTCGAAAATCCATTCAACCGGCAGGACAAGGCGGGGGCGGTCATCGCGGCGCTGGTGGGGCTTTCGCTGCTGGGCGCTGTGACCTACACGCAGCAGCGGGGGGGCTTCTTCAAAACGCGCCCATCAGCCGACCGCATGGCTATCGAGAATGCCCGCCCTGACCCGAATGCCCCGGCCGGTGTGATCTCGTCCGATACGGAGACGCTGGGCGTGACGCTGTACACGCGCGCCGTCCTGCCCTTCGAGATCGCTTCCGTATTGCTGCTGATGGCGATTGTGGGTTCAGTCCTGCTGGCGCGTGACCGCAGACAGGAAGAAACCTACGACTAG
- the nuoH gene encoding NADH-quinone oxidoreductase subunit NuoH, translated as MMMTSWPWMLALNASPKWIESLVEWLYTYLPTWITANLTATDAADFIVWPLIQVGVMLVVVLTAVAYLTLAERKVSAWIQVRVGPNRTGPLGLLQPAADGIKLLIKEDVIPFKADKTIFTLAPIISMVCAFIVLAVLPYGPHYASITNINIGLLFILSVSSVGVLGIILGGWASNSKYPLLGALRSSAQMVSYEAAIGLTIVSALIFTRTFSMQGIVEAQKSLGVWFVLFLFPSFIVFLVSVVAETNRAPFDLAEAESELVGGFHTEYSGFRFSIFFIAEYANMVVVSAIGATLYLGGWYVPGMDAIAARAPEAYREAVLTLIGVTAFAIKCGLILYLFIWMRWTFPRYRYDQLMELGWKWLMPAALANIVLTATIFLIGKELGLVRSVGGVLEMDWQGKVFFTVAGLLSAFPILALLNAINRNSKSFNLRAQRTTIPISTRKVKLSPGVKPAGV; from the coding sequence ATGATGATGACCTCTTGGCCCTGGATGCTGGCGCTGAACGCATCCCCGAAGTGGATTGAGTCGCTGGTGGAGTGGCTCTACACGTACCTGCCGACATGGATAACCGCCAACCTGACGGCAACCGACGCGGCGGATTTCATCGTGTGGCCGCTCATTCAGGTTGGCGTCATGCTGGTCGTGGTGTTGACCGCCGTGGCGTATCTGACGCTGGCGGAACGCAAGGTGAGCGCGTGGATTCAGGTGCGGGTCGGACCCAATCGCACGGGTCCGCTGGGACTGCTCCAGCCGGCTGCCGATGGCATCAAACTGCTCATCAAGGAAGATGTCATTCCCTTCAAGGCCGACAAGACCATTTTTACGCTGGCGCCCATCATCAGTATGGTGTGTGCGTTCATTGTTCTGGCGGTCCTGCCCTACGGCCCCCACTACGCCAGCATCACCAACATCAACATCGGTCTGTTGTTCATCCTGTCGGTTTCGTCAGTTGGGGTGTTGGGTATCATCCTGGGCGGCTGGGCGTCGAACAGCAAGTATCCGCTGCTCGGTGCGCTGCGGTCTTCAGCGCAGATGGTGAGTTATGAAGCCGCCATTGGGCTGACGATTGTCTCGGCGCTCATTTTCACCCGCACGTTTTCGATGCAGGGCATTGTTGAGGCCCAGAAAAGTCTCGGCGTGTGGTTTGTTCTCTTTCTGTTTCCCTCGTTCATCGTCTTTCTGGTTTCGGTTGTGGCCGAGACAAACCGCGCGCCATTTGATCTGGCCGAAGCGGAGTCCGAGCTGGTCGGCGGGTTTCACACGGAATACAGCGGCTTTCGGTTCTCCATCTTCTTCATTGCCGAGTACGCCAACATGGTCGTCGTTTCGGCGATTGGGGCGACGCTCTACCTGGGCGGATGGTATGTACCGGGGATGGACGCCATTGCCGCGCGGGCGCCTGAAGCGTACCGCGAAGCCGTCCTGACGCTCATCGGCGTCACGGCCTTTGCTATCAAGTGTGGTCTCATCCTCTATCTTTTCATCTGGATGCGCTGGACGTTTCCCCGCTACCGCTACGACCAGCTCATGGAGCTGGGCTGGAAGTGGCTGATGCCGGCGGCGCTGGCCAACATCGTCCTGACGGCCACCATATTCCTCATTGGCAAAGAGTTGGGTCTGGTGCGCTCCGTCGGCGGCGTACTGGAAATGGACTGGCAGGGCAAGGTGTTTTTCACTGTTGCCGGACTTCTGTCGGCGTTTCCGATTCTGGCGTTGCTCAACGCCATCAACCGCAATTCCAAGAGTTTCAACCTGCGCGCGCAGCGGACGACGATTCCCATCAGCACGCGCAAGGTCAAGCTGTCGCCCGGCGTCAAGCCGGCCGGAGTCTGA
- a CDS encoding NADH-quinone oxidoreductase subunit C produces MSEETKPTPDAAPPASEAGATPDAEREAKIAAAKAKAAAAKAAREAAAAAPPEGESAAPAAPAKAPAKAAAKAPAKAAAKKEAVPAYAEIKDDSFIASLRAAFQDDIKEAVTSNGQQILRVAPERARDLLWYLRYDASIRFDMLTDVTAVHYPDRKAFEVVYQLYSIAENRRLRVKAELPEEQPIYTVCDIWTTANWLEREVYDMFGICFEGHPDLRRILLPEGWVGFPLRKEYPVEYRPNEWVTENLNILEIPEGADLTGKFE; encoded by the coding sequence ATGTCTGAGGAAACCAAGCCGACACCAGACGCCGCGCCGCCGGCTTCCGAAGCGGGAGCCACGCCGGATGCGGAACGTGAGGCCAAGATAGCCGCTGCCAAGGCCAAGGCGGCGGCGGCGAAAGCCGCCCGTGAAGCGGCGGCGGCAGCACCGCCGGAAGGCGAGTCTGCGGCCCCGGCCGCACCGGCCAAAGCCCCGGCCAAGGCCGCCGCCAAGGCCCCGGCCAAGGCCGCCGCCAAGAAAGAAGCCGTACCAGCTTATGCCGAAATCAAGGACGACTCCTTCATTGCGTCCCTGCGCGCGGCTTTTCAGGACGACATCAAAGAGGCTGTCACCAGCAATGGGCAGCAAATCCTGCGGGTGGCGCCGGAACGCGCGCGCGATCTGCTCTGGTATCTGCGCTACGACGCCTCCATCAGGTTTGACATGCTTACGGATGTCACCGCTGTTCACTACCCCGACCGCAAGGCCTTCGAGGTGGTCTATCAGTTGTATTCCATCGCGGAAAACCGGCGGCTGCGGGTCAAGGCGGAGCTGCCGGAGGAACAGCCCATCTACACCGTCTGTGACATCTGGACGACGGCCAACTGGCTGGAGCGTGAGGTGTACGACATGTTCGGTATCTGCTTCGAGGGGCACCCCGATCTGCGCCGCATCCTGTTGCCGGAGGGCTGGGTTGGGTTTCCGCTCCGCAAGGAGTACCCGGTTGAATACCGTCCCAACGAGTGGGTGACGGAGAACCTGAACATCCTTGAAATCCCGGAAGGGGCTGATCTCACCGGGAAGTTTGAATAA